One segment of Strix uralensis isolate ZFMK-TIS-50842 chromosome 11, bStrUra1, whole genome shotgun sequence DNA contains the following:
- the FURIN gene encoding furin isoform X1 → MDLRPCSLLLLWTLVVALTLLAQEVLAQRIYTNTWAVLVPAGPQEADRLARKHGFLNLGPIFGDYYHFQHSGVVKRSLSPHQPWHSRLAREPQVQWLEQQVAKRRSKRDIFMEPTDPKFPQQWYLYNTNQRDLNVRQAWEQGYTGKGIVVSILDDGIEKNHPDLEGNYDPGASFDVNDQDPDPQPRYTQMNDNRHGTRCAGEVAAVANNGICGVGVAYNARIGGVRMLDGEVTDAVEAHSLGLNPNHIHIYSASWGPEDDGKTVDGPARLAEEAFFRGVSQGRGGLGSIFVWASGNGGREHDSCNCDGYTNSIYTLSISSTTQYGNVPWYSEACSSTLATTYSSGNQNEKQIVTTDLRQKCTESHTGTSASAPLAAGIIALALEANKNLTWRDMQHLVVQTSKPAHLNANDWVTNGVGRKVSHSYGYGLLDAGAMVSLARNWTTVGPQRKCVIDVLTEPKDIGKRLEVRRKVDACLGKANYISRLEHAQARLTLSYNRRGDLAIHLVSPMGTRSTLLAARPHDFSADGFNDWAFMTTHSWDEDPSGEWMLEIENTSDANNYGTLTKFTLVLYGTATDSPSLSNQLESSGCKTLTPSQTCVVCEEGYYLHQKSCLKRCPPGFAPGVQSTHYDLENSVEPIAPHLCLPCHPSCATCAGPGPNQCLTCPAHSHFSSLDLSCSHQTQSSRASPALADGEGLAEAPPPANLPILIASLSCVLIVVIFVTIFLVLQARSGFSLRGVKVYALDSGIISYKGLPSDIWQEEGPSESDGEEYEAHSERTAFIRDQSAL, encoded by the exons ATCTTCGGCGACTATTACCACTTCCAGCACAGCGGCGTGGTGAAGCGTTCCCTCTCGCCCcaccagccctggcacagccGTTTGGCCAGGGAACCACAG GTGCAGTGGCTGGAGCAGCAGGTGGCAAAGCGCAGGAGCAAGCGAGACATTTTCATGGAGCCCACAGACCCCAAGTTCCCGCAGCAGTGGTACCTG TACAACACCAACCAGCGGGACCTGAACGTGCGTCAGGCCTGGGAGCAGGGCTACACGGGCAAGGGCATTGTGGTTTCCATCCTGGATGACGGCATTGAGAAGAACCACCCTGACCTGGAGGGCAACTAC GATCCAGGGGCGAGCTTTGATGTCAATGACCAGGACCCAGACCCGCAGCCCCGCTACACACAGATGAACGACAACAG ACACGGCACGCGCTGCGCCGGGGAAGTTGCCGCCGTGGCAAACAACGGGATCTGTGGCGTCGGCGTGGCTTACAACGCCAGGATCGGAG GCGTGCGCATGCTGGATGGGGAGGTGACTGATGCTGTGGAGGCCCATTCCCTGGGTCTCAATCCCAACCACATCCACATCTACAGTGCCAGCTGGGGCCCCGAGGACGACGGCAAGACTGTGGATGGCCCAGCCCGGCTGGCGGAGGAGGCTTTCTTCCGAGGGGTCAGCCAG GGCCGAGGGGGGCTGGGCTCCATCTTCGTCTGGGCGTCCGGGAACGGGGGCCGTGAGCACGACAGCTGCAACTGTGACGGTTACACCAACAGCATCTACACGCTGTCCATCAGCAGCACCACGCAGTACGGCAATGTGCCCTGGTACAGCGAGGCCTGCTCCTCCACCCTCGCCACCACCTACAGCAGCGGCAACCAGAACGAGAAACAGATC GTGACGACTGACCTCAGACAGAAATGCACCGAATCGCACACAGGGACGTCAGCCTCGGCGCCGCTGGCTGCCGGCATCATTGCCCTCGCCCTGGAAGCCAA CAAGAACCTGACCTGGCGGGATATGCAGCACTTGGTGGTGCAGACGTCAAAGCCAGCTCACCTCAACGCCAACGACTGGGTCACCAATGGCGTCGGCCGCAAAG TCAGCCACTCGTACGGCTACGGGCTGCTGGACGCGGGGGCCATGGTGAGCCTGGCCAGGAACTGGACAACGGTGGGACCTCAGAGGAAATGCGTCATCGACGTCCTCACCGAGCCCAA GGACATTGGGAAGCGCCTGGAGGTGCGGCGGAAGGTGGACGCCTGCCTGGGGAAAGCCAACTACATCAGCCGGCTGGAGCACGCGCAGGCCCGGCTGACGCTGTCCTACAACCGCCGTGGGGACTTGGCCATCCACCTTGTCAGTCCCATGGGCACCCGCTCcaccctcctggctgccag GCCCCACGACTTCTCGGCCGACGGCTTCAATGACTGGGCCTTCATGACGACACACTCGTGGGACGAGGACCCCTCCGGGGAGTGGATGCTGGAGATCGAGAACACCAGCGACGCCAACAATTACG GCACGCTGACCAAGTTCACGCTGGTGCTGTACGGGACAGCCACTGACTCCCCCAGCCTCTCcaaccagctggagagcagcggCTGCAAGACTCTGACCCCCAGCCAGACCTGCGTGG TCTGCGAGGAGGGATACTACCTGCACCAGAAGAGCTGCCTGAAGCGCTGCCCTCCCGGCTTCGCGCCCGGCGTCCAGAGCACGCACTACGACCTGGAGAACAGCGTGGAGCCCATCGCGCCCcacctctgcctgccctgccaccccTCCTGCGCCACctgcgccgggcccggccccaaCCAGTGCCTGACCTGCCCCGCGCACTCCCACTTCAGCAGCCTCGACCTCTCCTGCTCCCACCAGACCCAGAGCAGCCGTGCGTCCCCCGCCCTGGCAGATGGCGAGGGGCTGGCCGAGGCCCCCCCTCCAGCCAACCTGCCCATCCTCATCGCCAGCCTCAGCTGTGTCCTCATTGTCGTCATCTTCGTCACCATCTTCCTGGTGCTGCAGGCGCGCTCGGGCTTCAGCCTGCGGGGCGTGAAGGTCTATGCCCTGGACAGCGGGATCATCTCCTACAAGGGGCTCCCCTCTGACATCTGGCAGGAGGAGGGCCCCTCCGAGTCGGACGGTGAGGAGTATGAGGCTCACAGTGAGAGGACTGCCTTCATCAGAGACCAAAGTGCCCTTTGA
- the FURIN gene encoding furin isoform X3, with product MDLRPCSLLLLWTLVVALTLLAQEVLAQRIYTNTWAVLVPAGPQEADRLARKHGFLNLGPIFGDYYHFQHSGVVKRSLSPHQPWHSRLAREPQDPGASFDVNDQDPDPQPRYTQMNDNRHGTRCAGEVAAVANNGICGVGVAYNARIGGVRMLDGEVTDAVEAHSLGLNPNHIHIYSASWGPEDDGKTVDGPARLAEEAFFRGVSQGRGGLGSIFVWASGNGGREHDSCNCDGYTNSIYTLSISSTTQYGNVPWYSEACSSTLATTYSSGNQNEKQIVTTDLRQKCTESHTGTSASAPLAAGIIALALEANKNLTWRDMQHLVVQTSKPAHLNANDWVTNGVGRKVSHSYGYGLLDAGAMVSLARNWTTVGPQRKCVIDVLTEPKDIGKRLEVRRKVDACLGKANYISRLEHAQARLTLSYNRRGDLAIHLVSPMGTRSTLLAARPHDFSADGFNDWAFMTTHSWDEDPSGEWMLEIENTSDANNYGTLTKFTLVLYGTATDSPSLSNQLESSGCKTLTPSQTCVVCEEGYYLHQKSCLKRCPPGFAPGVQSTHYDLENSVEPIAPHLCLPCHPSCATCAGPGPNQCLTCPAHSHFSSLDLSCSHQTQSSRASPALADGEGLAEAPPPANLPILIASLSCVLIVVIFVTIFLVLQARSGFSLRGVKVYALDSGIISYKGLPSDIWQEEGPSESDGEEYEAHSERTAFIRDQSAL from the exons ATCTTCGGCGACTATTACCACTTCCAGCACAGCGGCGTGGTGAAGCGTTCCCTCTCGCCCcaccagccctggcacagccGTTTGGCCAGGGAACCACAG GATCCAGGGGCGAGCTTTGATGTCAATGACCAGGACCCAGACCCGCAGCCCCGCTACACACAGATGAACGACAACAG ACACGGCACGCGCTGCGCCGGGGAAGTTGCCGCCGTGGCAAACAACGGGATCTGTGGCGTCGGCGTGGCTTACAACGCCAGGATCGGAG GCGTGCGCATGCTGGATGGGGAGGTGACTGATGCTGTGGAGGCCCATTCCCTGGGTCTCAATCCCAACCACATCCACATCTACAGTGCCAGCTGGGGCCCCGAGGACGACGGCAAGACTGTGGATGGCCCAGCCCGGCTGGCGGAGGAGGCTTTCTTCCGAGGGGTCAGCCAG GGCCGAGGGGGGCTGGGCTCCATCTTCGTCTGGGCGTCCGGGAACGGGGGCCGTGAGCACGACAGCTGCAACTGTGACGGTTACACCAACAGCATCTACACGCTGTCCATCAGCAGCACCACGCAGTACGGCAATGTGCCCTGGTACAGCGAGGCCTGCTCCTCCACCCTCGCCACCACCTACAGCAGCGGCAACCAGAACGAGAAACAGATC GTGACGACTGACCTCAGACAGAAATGCACCGAATCGCACACAGGGACGTCAGCCTCGGCGCCGCTGGCTGCCGGCATCATTGCCCTCGCCCTGGAAGCCAA CAAGAACCTGACCTGGCGGGATATGCAGCACTTGGTGGTGCAGACGTCAAAGCCAGCTCACCTCAACGCCAACGACTGGGTCACCAATGGCGTCGGCCGCAAAG TCAGCCACTCGTACGGCTACGGGCTGCTGGACGCGGGGGCCATGGTGAGCCTGGCCAGGAACTGGACAACGGTGGGACCTCAGAGGAAATGCGTCATCGACGTCCTCACCGAGCCCAA GGACATTGGGAAGCGCCTGGAGGTGCGGCGGAAGGTGGACGCCTGCCTGGGGAAAGCCAACTACATCAGCCGGCTGGAGCACGCGCAGGCCCGGCTGACGCTGTCCTACAACCGCCGTGGGGACTTGGCCATCCACCTTGTCAGTCCCATGGGCACCCGCTCcaccctcctggctgccag GCCCCACGACTTCTCGGCCGACGGCTTCAATGACTGGGCCTTCATGACGACACACTCGTGGGACGAGGACCCCTCCGGGGAGTGGATGCTGGAGATCGAGAACACCAGCGACGCCAACAATTACG GCACGCTGACCAAGTTCACGCTGGTGCTGTACGGGACAGCCACTGACTCCCCCAGCCTCTCcaaccagctggagagcagcggCTGCAAGACTCTGACCCCCAGCCAGACCTGCGTGG TCTGCGAGGAGGGATACTACCTGCACCAGAAGAGCTGCCTGAAGCGCTGCCCTCCCGGCTTCGCGCCCGGCGTCCAGAGCACGCACTACGACCTGGAGAACAGCGTGGAGCCCATCGCGCCCcacctctgcctgccctgccaccccTCCTGCGCCACctgcgccgggcccggccccaaCCAGTGCCTGACCTGCCCCGCGCACTCCCACTTCAGCAGCCTCGACCTCTCCTGCTCCCACCAGACCCAGAGCAGCCGTGCGTCCCCCGCCCTGGCAGATGGCGAGGGGCTGGCCGAGGCCCCCCCTCCAGCCAACCTGCCCATCCTCATCGCCAGCCTCAGCTGTGTCCTCATTGTCGTCATCTTCGTCACCATCTTCCTGGTGCTGCAGGCGCGCTCGGGCTTCAGCCTGCGGGGCGTGAAGGTCTATGCCCTGGACAGCGGGATCATCTCCTACAAGGGGCTCCCCTCTGACATCTGGCAGGAGGAGGGCCCCTCCGAGTCGGACGGTGAGGAGTATGAGGCTCACAGTGAGAGGACTGCCTTCATCAGAGACCAAAGTGCCCTTTGA
- the FURIN gene encoding furin isoform X2 — MDLRPCSLLLLWTLVVALTLLAQEVLAQRIYTNTWAVLVPAGPQEADRLARKHGFLNLGPIFGDYYHFQHSGVVKRSLSPHQPWHSRLAREPQVQWLEQQVAKRRSKRDIFMEPTDPKFPQQWYLDPGASFDVNDQDPDPQPRYTQMNDNRHGTRCAGEVAAVANNGICGVGVAYNARIGGVRMLDGEVTDAVEAHSLGLNPNHIHIYSASWGPEDDGKTVDGPARLAEEAFFRGVSQGRGGLGSIFVWASGNGGREHDSCNCDGYTNSIYTLSISSTTQYGNVPWYSEACSSTLATTYSSGNQNEKQIVTTDLRQKCTESHTGTSASAPLAAGIIALALEANKNLTWRDMQHLVVQTSKPAHLNANDWVTNGVGRKVSHSYGYGLLDAGAMVSLARNWTTVGPQRKCVIDVLTEPKDIGKRLEVRRKVDACLGKANYISRLEHAQARLTLSYNRRGDLAIHLVSPMGTRSTLLAARPHDFSADGFNDWAFMTTHSWDEDPSGEWMLEIENTSDANNYGTLTKFTLVLYGTATDSPSLSNQLESSGCKTLTPSQTCVVCEEGYYLHQKSCLKRCPPGFAPGVQSTHYDLENSVEPIAPHLCLPCHPSCATCAGPGPNQCLTCPAHSHFSSLDLSCSHQTQSSRASPALADGEGLAEAPPPANLPILIASLSCVLIVVIFVTIFLVLQARSGFSLRGVKVYALDSGIISYKGLPSDIWQEEGPSESDGEEYEAHSERTAFIRDQSAL, encoded by the exons ATCTTCGGCGACTATTACCACTTCCAGCACAGCGGCGTGGTGAAGCGTTCCCTCTCGCCCcaccagccctggcacagccGTTTGGCCAGGGAACCACAG GTGCAGTGGCTGGAGCAGCAGGTGGCAAAGCGCAGGAGCAAGCGAGACATTTTCATGGAGCCCACAGACCCCAAGTTCCCGCAGCAGTGGTACCTG GATCCAGGGGCGAGCTTTGATGTCAATGACCAGGACCCAGACCCGCAGCCCCGCTACACACAGATGAACGACAACAG ACACGGCACGCGCTGCGCCGGGGAAGTTGCCGCCGTGGCAAACAACGGGATCTGTGGCGTCGGCGTGGCTTACAACGCCAGGATCGGAG GCGTGCGCATGCTGGATGGGGAGGTGACTGATGCTGTGGAGGCCCATTCCCTGGGTCTCAATCCCAACCACATCCACATCTACAGTGCCAGCTGGGGCCCCGAGGACGACGGCAAGACTGTGGATGGCCCAGCCCGGCTGGCGGAGGAGGCTTTCTTCCGAGGGGTCAGCCAG GGCCGAGGGGGGCTGGGCTCCATCTTCGTCTGGGCGTCCGGGAACGGGGGCCGTGAGCACGACAGCTGCAACTGTGACGGTTACACCAACAGCATCTACACGCTGTCCATCAGCAGCACCACGCAGTACGGCAATGTGCCCTGGTACAGCGAGGCCTGCTCCTCCACCCTCGCCACCACCTACAGCAGCGGCAACCAGAACGAGAAACAGATC GTGACGACTGACCTCAGACAGAAATGCACCGAATCGCACACAGGGACGTCAGCCTCGGCGCCGCTGGCTGCCGGCATCATTGCCCTCGCCCTGGAAGCCAA CAAGAACCTGACCTGGCGGGATATGCAGCACTTGGTGGTGCAGACGTCAAAGCCAGCTCACCTCAACGCCAACGACTGGGTCACCAATGGCGTCGGCCGCAAAG TCAGCCACTCGTACGGCTACGGGCTGCTGGACGCGGGGGCCATGGTGAGCCTGGCCAGGAACTGGACAACGGTGGGACCTCAGAGGAAATGCGTCATCGACGTCCTCACCGAGCCCAA GGACATTGGGAAGCGCCTGGAGGTGCGGCGGAAGGTGGACGCCTGCCTGGGGAAAGCCAACTACATCAGCCGGCTGGAGCACGCGCAGGCCCGGCTGACGCTGTCCTACAACCGCCGTGGGGACTTGGCCATCCACCTTGTCAGTCCCATGGGCACCCGCTCcaccctcctggctgccag GCCCCACGACTTCTCGGCCGACGGCTTCAATGACTGGGCCTTCATGACGACACACTCGTGGGACGAGGACCCCTCCGGGGAGTGGATGCTGGAGATCGAGAACACCAGCGACGCCAACAATTACG GCACGCTGACCAAGTTCACGCTGGTGCTGTACGGGACAGCCACTGACTCCCCCAGCCTCTCcaaccagctggagagcagcggCTGCAAGACTCTGACCCCCAGCCAGACCTGCGTGG TCTGCGAGGAGGGATACTACCTGCACCAGAAGAGCTGCCTGAAGCGCTGCCCTCCCGGCTTCGCGCCCGGCGTCCAGAGCACGCACTACGACCTGGAGAACAGCGTGGAGCCCATCGCGCCCcacctctgcctgccctgccaccccTCCTGCGCCACctgcgccgggcccggccccaaCCAGTGCCTGACCTGCCCCGCGCACTCCCACTTCAGCAGCCTCGACCTCTCCTGCTCCCACCAGACCCAGAGCAGCCGTGCGTCCCCCGCCCTGGCAGATGGCGAGGGGCTGGCCGAGGCCCCCCCTCCAGCCAACCTGCCCATCCTCATCGCCAGCCTCAGCTGTGTCCTCATTGTCGTCATCTTCGTCACCATCTTCCTGGTGCTGCAGGCGCGCTCGGGCTTCAGCCTGCGGGGCGTGAAGGTCTATGCCCTGGACAGCGGGATCATCTCCTACAAGGGGCTCCCCTCTGACATCTGGCAGGAGGAGGGCCCCTCCGAGTCGGACGGTGAGGAGTATGAGGCTCACAGTGAGAGGACTGCCTTCATCAGAGACCAAAGTGCCCTTTGA